GATCGACGGCGAGCTCGATGGCCTTCGCCCACTCGGAACCGAGGAACGACGCCCCGCCTGTGTTGGCGACGTTCGCGCCGATCGCGACGGTCGCCTCGCCACCATCGTCGGGTGGCTGCGTGTCGGTGGGCGCGGCCGTCCCGTCGGTGGGCTGATCACCACCATCGGTGCCGTCATCGTCGCCCCCACACGCGCTCAGCGCGAGGACGCCAACCACACCCATCACCAGCCAGCTAGCCGGCCGGCCACGGCCACGACGCACTCCAACCATCAGCTTGCCCTTTCATCAGGTGGTACGACTATATCGCATGATGGACCAGGAGAGGGGATCTCACCTGGGGTTCCCCCGAGACCGTCCACGTGCGCGGCAGCGCTCACGTCCGTGCCGCCGAGCCGGCCAACGCCGGGATCACCTCACGCCCGAACAACTCGACCGCACCCACGGTGCGGGCGTGATCGGGGCCGTGAGGGAAGCGCAGGCGGAAGCAGATGCCTTCGGGCTCGATGAGTCGCGCGTAGTCGGCCAGTTCAGCCGCCACCTGCTCGGGCGTGCCGACGACGACGCGGTCGTCGCGTAGCCGGTCGAAGGTGATGTCCTCGGGCGACTGGATCTCCTCGAGCCACGTCTCGTACCGCGGGTTGAACCGCCCCGAGTTGAAGAAGCCCAGGCCGTGGTAGAAGCGCCAGTCGGCGACGAGGTGGGGCGCCCAGTGCTCGCCGATCTCGCTGGGGTCCTCGGTCACCCACAGATCGCGCTGGAGCCAGATGCGGGGCGTCGTACCGGCGGCCGCGGCCGCGCTGCGGTAGCGGTCCGCCCACACCTGCATCGTCCGCTTGTTGTGCAACGGGTCGGTGATCCACCCGTCTCCGATGCGCGCCGCACGATCGACGGCGCGCCCCGACATCCCGCCGATCCAGATGCGGGGGCGGTCACCACGCGGCTTGGGCTGCACGTCGATGCCGTCGTACGCGAAGTGCTCGCCGTCGAACGACACGGGCTCGTCGGACCACGCCCGCTTGAGGATCTCGACGGACTCCTCGAACCGGCCCACGGCGTCCTCGATGCGCACGCCGAACTGGTCGAACTCGGCCTGGACGAGACCCAGAGCGAC
The sequence above is drawn from the Actinomycetota bacterium genome and encodes:
- a CDS encoding LLM class flavin-dependent oxidoreductase, whose amino-acid sequence is MRLGVYVNTQDPPGAANLDRVYNEVLEIAEAAEAAGFDACFLPEHHQQPDGYLPAPLVMAGAVLARTTRIDVHTGILVLPLWDPMRVAEDVATLDVLSGGRMHLGVALGLVQAEFDQFGVRIEDAVGRFEESVEILKRAWSDEPVSFDGEHFAYDGIDVQPKPRGDRPRIWIGGMSGRAVDRAARIGDGWITDPLHNKRTMQVWADRYRSAAAAAGTTPRIWLQRDLWVTEDPSEIGEHWAPHLVADWRFYHGLGFFNSGRFNPRYETWLEEIQSPEDITFDRLRDDRVVVGTPEQVAAELADYARLIEPEGICFRLRFPHGPDHARTVGAVELFGREVIPALAGSAART